A stretch of Glandiceps talaboti chromosome 18, keGlaTala1.1, whole genome shotgun sequence DNA encodes these proteins:
- the LOC144449759 gene encoding TRAF-type zinc finger domain-containing protein 1-like, translated as MADEEVEVETKRCSNCKKDIPSANFIMHQTHCQRNIVLCKHCKEPVPRSEMDSHIDELHVQVTCKCGDIMEKRLLEDHEASECSKREVICEYCELEMTFGELSEHQNFCGSRTEPCLKCNRYIMLKDLKKHEDSMCTYPEIKESPPKNISRGRDYYPEEFSMDIGPYGMFSPYTEPSMHSQLRTKPKESKPSNIRSQIATTSRTGRTTRKLDTMTTSSPNNLKKTVPRKTVSVPRTQNRTRGNETQSRSSHSQSYSQRPKNQPGVPMSSHGHEDMDRLLAMHLAHDLTTAEDIDSFIESANQIPDPPPPSTFQSRLYSRGPPSPSRDEPESPLPCEFCGDLFPQEMLAMHQSSCESVPGMEPIENSPPNNSIPMFPGSRSQPLHPEIVDNLGYGSSPPRDQPPSQDIEEDTDGLIFLPCEFCEVLLPEDSLVQHQAMCEADRSKTPWPVAVDDDSPSPMSSPEVIRQPAPRPRPKQRKPPANAGYGNPTRSTRHQGDPGFDFRRADDPRSVPIKKMNPLPASTYGGRSSMPIRSRPKKTTGTSHSMAKPRIKSAERTKKTLDDLLADRNIDTDEILQHMGSSSRYFDEDQSDSRVDNGWGRQGQDPTRYDLPQDVGEPSLDEFDIFLPSHQSRDSRYGNPQSRRVYHDDEEDAMPMGYEASFSPPPPPAAAVPRPANRSRKGSHPHTRTPKSKSTSLQGSSVDVDFGVTGTSPSSRPTGRSSHPGGVRGAVPKQTRKPPSNRRRFGDDV; from the exons ATGGCAGACGAGGAAGTAGAAGTCGAAACCAAACGATGCAGTAACTG CAAAAAGGACATTCCATCAGCCAACTTTATTATGCATCAAACTCACTGTCAACGAAACATTGTACTGTGTAAACATTGTAAGGAACCAGTACCTAGAAGTGAAATGGATAGCCATATagatgaactacatgtacag GTCACATGCAAATGTGGTGATATCATGGAGAAACGTTTGTTGGAAGACCATGAG GCTAGTGAATGTTCAAAACGTGAAGTCATTTGTGAATATTGTGAACTAGAAATGACTTTTGGTGAACTCTCTGAACATCAAAATTTCTGTGGCAGTCGTACCGAACCCTGTCTGAAGTGCAATAGGTACATTATGTTGAAAGACCTAAAGAAACATGAagatagtatgtgtacatatccAGAAATAAAGGAAAGTCCACCCAAAAATATATCCAGAGGTAGAGACTATTATCCGGAGGAGTTTTCCATGGATATTGGACCATATGGAATGTTTAGTCCCTACACAGAACCCAGCATGCATTCCCAACTAAGGACTAAACCAAAGGAAAGCAAACCTAGTAACATACGGTCACAGATCGCAACCACCAGCAGGACAGGTCGTACAACTAGAAAACTTGATACCATGACAACAAGCTCTCCAAATAATTTGAAAAAGACAGTTCCTAGGAAGACAGTGTCTGTTCCTAGAACTCAAAATAGAACACGTGGAAATGAAACTCAGAGCCGTAGCAGTCATAGTCAAAGTTACAGTCAGAGACCAAAGAATCAGCCTG GTGTCCCAATGAGTAGCCATGGACATGAGGACATGGATAGATTATTAGCTATGCACCTAGCTCATGATTTGACAACAGCTGAAGACATTGACAGCTTTATTGAATCAGCCAATCAGATTCCAGATCCCCCACCACCATCAACATTTCAGTCAAGACTTTACTCTAGAGGGCCTCCTTCCCCATCCAGAGATG AACCTGAATCACCACTGCCGTGTGAGTTTTGTGGTGACTTATTCCCACAAGAAATGCTGGCTATGCATCAG TCTTCCTGTGAGTCTGTACCAGGAATGGAACCAATAGAAAACAGTCCACCTAACAATAGTATACCAATGTTTCCTGGCAGCAGAAGTCAACCATTACATCCAGAAATTGTGGATAATCTTGGCTATGGAAGCTCACCTCCAAG AGATCAGCCTCCAAGTCAAGATATTGAAGAAGACACAGATGGTTTGATATTTCTACCATGTGAATTCTGTGAAGTACTTCTACCAGAAGATTCCTTGGTCCAACACCAG GCTATGTGTGAGGCAGACAGATCTAAAACTCCATGGCCTGTAGCTGTAGATGATGACAGTCCATCCCCGATGTCCTCACCTGAAGTCATCAGACAACCAGCACCAAGACCCCGTCCTAAACAAAGAAAACCACCAGCCAATGCTGGATATGGTAATCCTACTAGATCTACTAGACATCAGGGTGACCCTGGCTTTGATTTCAGGAGAg CTGATGACCCCAGGTCAGTCCCAATCAAGAAAATGAATCCTCTCCCTGCGTCAACATATGGCGGCAGATCTTCCATGCCAATTAGATCTAGACCAAAGAAAACCACAG GTACATCTCATTCCATGGCAAAGCCACGTATAAAAAGTGCTGAGAGGACTAAGAAAACTCTAGATGATCTGCTGGCAGATCGAAATATTGATACAGATGAAATTCTTCAACACATGGGAAGTTCTAGTCGTTATTTTGATGAAGATCAAAGCGACAGTAGAGTTGATAATGGTTGGGGTCGACAAGGACAAG ATCCTACTAGATATGACTTACCACAAGATGTAGGAGAACCCTCGCTAGATGAATTTGATATCTTCCTACCATCCCATCAAAGTAGAGATAGTCGCTATGGTAACCCCCAGAGCCGGAGAGTTTACCATGACGATGAAGAAGATGCTATGCCGATGGGATATGAGGCTAGTTTTTCCCCACCACCTCCACCAGCAGCAGCAGTACCCAGACCAGCTAATAGGTCTAGGAAAGGAAGTCATCCTCATACAAGGACAccaaaatcaaa ATCCACCAGTTTACAAGGATCTTCAGTTGATGTTGACTTCGGTGTGACTGGTACAAGTCCAAGTTCAAGGCCTACTGGTAGATCAAGTCATCCAGGTGGAGTCAGAGGAGCTGTCCCTAAACAAACCAGA AAACCCCCTTCAAACCGTAGAAGATTTGGTGATGATGTGTAG
- the LOC144449431 gene encoding mitochondrial import inner membrane translocase subunit Tim10-like: MAAFGAAGMSPAQMQLVAELEIEMMADMYNRMTSACQKKCVPPKYKEGDLTKGESVCLDRCVAKYLDVHERLGKKLTEKSMQDEQVMKQLQQQQQDGSS, from the exons ATGGCGGCTTTCGGTGCCGCTGGAATGTCTCCAGCGCAGATGCAGTTGGTGGCTGAGTTGGAAATAGAAATGATGGCagacatgtacaacag AATGACGTCAGCATGTCAAAAGAAGTGTGTTCCTCCCAAGTACAAGGAAGGTGACCTGACCAAAGGAGAGTCAGTGTGTCTAGATAGATGTGTGGCCAAGTACCTCGACGTGCACGAAAGACTGGGAAAGAAATTAACTGAGAAATCAATGCAAGATGAACAAGTGATGAAACAActacaacagcaacaacaggATGGAAGCAGTTGA